A segment of the Chaetodon trifascialis isolate fChaTrf1 chromosome 2, fChaTrf1.hap1, whole genome shotgun sequence genome:
GCTTCGGCCTGACGGTTCGGATGTTCTCATATTGTTTCTATGAAATCTCATATGCGTAACTGCAAATAAAGTCACATTATCGTGTGAAACAAATCCTTATTTGCTGCCGCATGACTTAAATAAAGGAGAGAATATAAAGCCTTCCTCCTTTTCACTGCTTTGTTCGCCTCTTCCTGTCACCTTTACCCCTTAATCAAACCCTACTTTATTCTCTTCTACCTGCTGTTGTTCCTGTTGCTCCTCGATGTATCTGGAGTTTGCAGACACCATGTGAGCCTCCAGTCCCGTTGACCTGTTCTGGCCTGAGGACGTCAGCAAAGCctggacaaagacacacacaagacacgGGGAAAGAGTGTGTATATTGTATTCTAGTAGCTGCAAAAGTCGGCCTGTAGCTGGAACTATGTGACTTCTGACAGTTTGCTGGAGCGTTACAGCTGCTACTGGCTGCGACACTCGGCAAATCACAAGCTGCTGCAAGAGTTTGTTTTCTGCATCAGATGGAAATGTGTCAGAGCGACCTGTCAACATATCAGCTGAAGCGTGAAAAAGTTAAATTGAGAGATGCCTGAATCAGGCAAGCTGTGAAAAACTATGAGCTGAcgtaaaacaacaaataaaagttcTTGAAAACACGGACGACGGGCGGCACTTCAGCAGACTTCTGTAAATGACTGGTGACTACAGTTACTCTGTCAAGTTACAACGAAAAGTATGTGTacgtgctaacattagcatgctaacacactggcATTACTGTACAATGCAAATataacaaaagtaaaagtgtcTGATCGAAGTATGGCCAAGTGTGACAGCATAATGCTGCTCTTGAGATGTCCTAAAATGGCCACCGTACAGACCCTTTTGATTACGTTGTCTCTACAGTTTTCATCCATCAGCCTCACGGGAACCCTGGACCTGTCTCGTTCATGTGCGTGGGGAACCAACAGGAAGCCAGCTGGCTCAGTCAGCATCAGTTTCCCAACATGCACGCTGTCTGGGGGCTGGAGACTCGACAGTTTGCTCTATGGGCCCGAAAAGGAATGAACTGGAATGAATGTGGCACCATCTTCAAACCCAGTATCCAGTCCTGCCACTAAGCTAGGCTACTGTTTGCCATGCTAATACGAAACCATCTGATAAGTAACGTGTGGAAACATTTCCAATTTGACCCCAAAAACTTGGTGATCATGAACTAAAGAAAGGCTTTGGCTGACCGGTGCAGGATTAGGCTTTGAGGATTGTGTTCGAAATAATTCGAACTTCACGACTGTGTTTGTATGGAGACCACATTAAGCAACAAAGCTTTCGAGAAGTCTGGACTTTCCTGAGGTTAGGGGGATGCCCGATCCAGATTTGAACCAGAGATATCGCTGTTATGTCTTTAGTGTCTTCAACGCCATTTTGATAATGGTGCCATAAACATTATATTGGCCAACATTGCAGATGACGTACTTGTGTTATTAATTTAGACCAAAGTCCAAGATGCACAAGAGGTTGTTCACGCTAGCTTTTGAACCTGGAAACCTGTGAGAGTTGCAGAACTCAGACCAAATAACACATAATTGATTACATATTAGCCATAAAGTGTATGTATTGTGTATGTACTCAGTATGTGTGCAAACATCCACAAAcctctctgttcttcttctctgcctgaGCCACAGAAGAAGGGCTGGACAGCTGAACCTTcatctcctgcacacacacacgcaaagaaAACCATTTACAACTCACACTCCACAATGTTTCACAATGGTAGCAAGAATCACTTTAAAGGCCCGGCTCGGTGCAGACGGCTTCATTAATGAGATTTTCTGCCGCTGTTCCAGAATAGCCGGCtggcaaatcaaaatgtcagaGGGTCTTTTGTTCCCTCTCAGTAACGCTCTTTTCTTCGGCTCCGATGACTCAGTCCTCTTCAGGTCTATTTAAGGATGGTACCTTTGCCTGCAAGACTCGTGTTGGAAAGTGACTCATACTTTCCATCGTGCCAACAACGTGGACATTGAATGAATTCAGCCAAAACAGCGGCGGCGCAGGTAAACAAGCTGACAGGTATTGATCGATAATCAAACATACGTCTCTagtgaaaacacagtgaaaacacataAGTTACGCTGTTCTTCAGTTGTgcgagctgctgctgtgactgatgtttGACTTTGTCTGACCTGCACAGTCTGTGCGCTATATTAGAAACACTTATGTCACCGAAACACAACAGAGACAACGCTTGTATAACTGTCTCTCTTCCAACGTGACCCCTCATAACCACTGGTGACAtctttcaagaaaaaaaacatacacactctGCACGGAGATAAAACTCACACAGCGGTGAAATGTCAGATGATCGGACAGCAGTTAATTGCTTtagtttgtatttttctcacGCAGCATCAACACATTACGACTATGTTTTGCACACAATAGCTGTCGTCCTCGTCCAACATGGAGGAAACCCCACCACTCACAACATCGCTCCCTCAGTCACGATTCCTCATTTAATATACTCAGTTTACACTTCAGTGTGCATCGAATAGATTCCTGCAGCTGTTAGTTTTCACATCtataaaagaaaaatcagacagCATGTCAACTGATATTTGCTATATTTAACTTAAACTAATAAGctataaacatatttttgtaAGGATGCCTTAAAGTTGTTTAGTAAAAGGATTTGGACcatgattagattagattaaattaGATTAGCCTTATTTGTCCCCTTAGGAGAAATCGGTCTTGATGCAGCGTCCCACACGTTCAATCAAACTACAGGAAACACGCAGCATCGCCCCCGGATCGATAAACACCTACAGGGCATCGCTCTGAGCGCTACCATTTCACTATGACAGAATACATCTGTGCTTTCCGCTGGACCAACTATCGAACGGCTGCGCTGTTTCTCCATCGGCCAAACGAATCTTTGACATTTCTGTGCTACACTGTTTATCTGCAGACATCAATAAATTAATAACATCAATCCACCTGATTCATCAGTCTTCACTTCATCATATACCTGAAAAGGCATCTACTTCACAAATGTTCATGTAACACAATGATACACAAAGAACAAGCAAAGACTTTAACTTTGACATCCCAAGATGGCAAAAACAACGTGCCAGaaaaaacaggtaaaaacaaCTCAGATCTGTTTACCTGGACAGATTTCCTGGTTCGCTCCACGaagtctctcctctcctgaagTTCATTGTCACCCAGTTTGAACTTCCCCGGGTTCGACTCCACAATATCTGAGCCAGTTAAGGACCCAACAGACACGCCAACCCGTCTGATGACCTTCCATGCAGTTACTGTTAAAACTGCAGAACTCCAAGACCTTTTAATGCATTCATTACCAACAGCTAATACCACtgaagaagacaaacatgtttgaaaaggaaaatattcACAAAGAGTAGAGAAAGTTTATCAGGAAATTGTCACGGTGACTCTGAATTTCCCCACAATGCAATCTGATTCGTCTCTTTATCTGTCATTTAGTCACAGGGAaagagcattttaatgttgtcttCTTACACAATCTAATACATGTCCAGTTGAAAGATGTCACAGCagaatatataaaataaactAATATGTGTTATAAACACGGCAACAATAATTTAACAAAACTCTGGTGAACTGTCTTAAACTATTAACGTTAAAGCCAATTTCATGTCTCTCCTGTCCCACAAATGCAGCATCCTCTGATTTACAGCATAATAACCACAGTCATGAGTCTGGATAAGTGGAAAGATaaagggagcagagggagacacaaagcatctgtttgttttaaaaatactgaCAGTCATGTGAAGATACGGGCTGTGAGGATGAGGGCAAGAGAGTTTTCTTGTTTAGAGGATACTGATGGTCTCACTGAGGTCCTCCAGGTCCCAGTCTATGGCTCTTAGACAGTTCCTCAGTTCATTGGTACTCCAATCCAGTTCGTCGCGACTTACCTGAAAGCACAGAAACCAGCAGACTCTTTCTAACTACAGATATGGTGTAAATATTCTACACAACCTCCATGCCAGCAGATTTCAGGCACAATTTTGTTTTCACAATTTCGTGCTTGCAAATAGAATTACCACCACGCTGGTGTATTCAGTCAAGCAGCAGCTGACGTCCATGTCTGTCCCGATTAACGGACTGAAGACTTTGAGGGAATTTAATAATAAAagtattcagtgtatttttgcTGAAATTGAAGTTATTAAATTACTGACACAAATGaatccagtgaataatttccagtgagaaacgtgctgtcttcacttagagactatttgttcagaggagtacagaggactgatggagagcttcatcacatggtgtgATGATGAGCTCAGTCTCCGCAGAACCATTGAGCGTGTGTgcgcttcaaatatggatgttgctgcaaagaatcGACAAACCGTAAAAGGTGGACGCCCAACATTAGCGCCACTGATTCACTTTCTGTGCTTTCCTGTACTTGCAATGATGGATTCTTTACATAGGTTTTAGCAaagattacattttaaaaactgattttaaaataatgctagtatttccagtctttttgtACACCCAACAGTTTATCAAACGGATCGTTAAAGGAAATCAACAAAGACTTGTTTCAATTACTATGAGCACGTACTGTATAACGAGCAAATAAAAGATCTACACCACTTCCACAATGAATACATCACATTAGGAAAGCACAGCAAACAAATAGCACACAAGCAAATTaagaaatacattaattaagttttttttcagaaaaaatgaGCAAATACAGAAATGCCGCATGTTGCACAGCCAATCTGTGTGTTACTGCGTTGAACCAGCTGGAAAAAGAAATCTTCCTCTGAGACAATTAAGTCTAAAgtcaacagaacaaaacaaatgagttaCAACAAAATATACATCTTGAAGGACATTACAAACTGATGAACACGCTAATAATTAGTATCAGGGAAATGCGTCACATATAACAAATATCCTTAAGATTATAATAATTATACAATCAGATTTTAATTTtcaaaaactaaaataaagaCTACTCTGACGAGCTGTGTTCATCAGTTTTAAAGTGTCCCCCACAAatctttgttgtgttgtgtccaATTTCCAACGCTTCTGTATTTGCAGCGTGTTTATTTGTGCCACCTGTGTGCTGTTAAATTGGTGAATAGGTGCGTGTCATTTATTTGCAGTGTAagtttgatgtgtgtgctgAACTGTCTTGACCACCTGGGCTTTAGATCCTACTCTCTGGTTTGGGGTGTGTTAATGTGTCTTCAGTCAGTCAGGATTGTGTGTCCGCCTACATGACTCTGAGGGGCTCGTAGTTTCAGGACAGTGATTTCTGTATTGACACTGTCGACATGGAGGACTGCTCACCTGTGTCCCATCCTGCAACAGTTCCTCCCATCTATGAAACAGGCCACGAGCACGAGTCAGGGCCTTCTGCACCTCCctgatcacacacaaacaaacaaacaaacacacacacacacacacacacacacacacacacacacacacacacacacacacacacacacacacacacacacacacacaatcatcatcatcatcgtcaacagcagcagcagcacagaatcTGAAAGCTAGCTGTCTTCGCCTTTGAGACACCTGGTTGTTTCCCAGCTAACACGTTACGCCCCTCGtttaaccaaaacaaacacagatttcaCATCCTTCTCTAACTTCGCAGCGCCTTGCAAACTGCCTGACAGCAGAGTCCCAAAGCTGCCCAGGTGTTTACCATGAAAGGCAGACGAAACAAACACCAATGTCAGAGATTACTCAGTGCGGAACCGACTCTTGTTAGACTGAACAAACACGAACACACTGATTAGCTCAGCGCAGCTGGTAACGATGTGGCTAGTTAGCTACAGCTAGCCTTCTAGCTAACTTCGCTAATGAAACTTTGTCCTTGAGtaaaacaccaacacactgGCGAGTTCAGCTTTCAGCGTGTACTTTCTTGAATTAGTTTGAGATAACGCCGAGTtttatgtgttattttgttAATTTCTTACCCTTTCACAACGAAAAATGGGTCCTCTATCGACATGATGCTTACTTCCGCTTCACTATTTGCGCATGCGCATGACTCAATCGGTCTCCAATGACAGTTGGAAGTTTGTGTCGCCTGTGCTTATTCAGACGTTTCAATTAAACACGGTTATGGTTATTTATGGCACTCACGTGTACCAAAACCATCCACTGTATTGTTTAGCAGTGCACAATTTATTTCACATCCCAGCTtgtacattttggaaaaaaacaaaacaaaacaaaacataactcCTTCGTCAGTAG
Coding sequences within it:
- the stx10 gene encoding syntaxin-10 translates to MSIEDPFFVVKGEVQKALTRARGLFHRWEELLQDGTQVSRDELDWSTNELRNCLRAIDWDLEDLSETINIVESNPGKFKLGDNELQERRDFVERTRKSVQEMKVQLSSPSSVAQAEKKNREALLTSSGQNRSTGLEAHMVSANSRYIEEQQEQQQLIMQEQDEQLELVSGSIRVLKDMSGRIGDELDEQAVMLGDFGDEMDQTSSRMDSVLKKLEKVSHMTSSRRQWCAIGVLVAIMIVVLILFFAL